One genomic window of Myxocyprinus asiaticus isolate MX2 ecotype Aquarium Trade chromosome 5, UBuf_Myxa_2, whole genome shotgun sequence includes the following:
- the mbd3a gene encoding methyl-CpG-binding domain protein 3a isoform X1, with translation MEKKRWECSALPNGWKMEEVTRKSGLSAGKSDVYYFSPTGKKFRSKPQLARYLGNSMDLSSFDFRTGKMLMSKLNKNRQRTRCDHNQSKGKPDLNTSLPVRQTASIFKQPVTKVTNHPSNKVKTDPQKAVEQPRQLFWEKKLSGLDVYDIAEELVKTMDLPKGLQGVGPGYSDKTLLSALASALHTSSNPITGQLSAAVEKNPGVWLNTSQPLCKTFMVTDEDIRKQEDLVYNVRKRLEEALVADMLAHIDEAAVDTKSLKDESTDEEMETV, from the exons atggagaagaaaaggtggGAGTGCTCGGCTCTCCCGAATGGTTGGAAAATGGAAGAAGTGACCAGAAAGTCGGGCTTGTCCGCGGGGAAAAGTGATGTCTATTATTTTAG TCCAACGGGAAAGAAGTTTCGGAGTAAGCCGCAGCTGGCCCGTTACCTGGGAAACTCCATGGACCTGAGCTCCTTTGATTTCCGCACGGGGAAAATGCTTATGAGCAAACTAAACAAGAACAGGCAACGGACACGCTGCGATCACAATCAAAGCAAG GGTAAGCCTGATCTGAACACGTCACTACCGGTTCGACAGACAGCGTCCATCTTCAAACAGCCGGTCACCAAGGTTACAAATCACCCCAGCAACAAGGTTAAGACAGACCCTCAAAAAGCTGTTGAGCAGCCCAGACAG CTGTTCTGGGAGAAAAAGCTGAGTGGACTCGATGTGTATGATATAGCAGAGGAACTGGTGAAGACTATGGATCTTCCTAAAGGTTTGCAAG GCGTTGGTCCGGGTTACTCGGATAAGACTCTTTTGTCGGCTCTCGCGAGTGCTCTTCACACCAGCTCAAATCCAATCACAGGCCAGCTGTCTGCAGCGGTGGAGAAGAACCCTGGAGTCTGGCTGAACACATCACAGCCGCTCTGCAAGACCTTCATGGTCACTGATGAAGACATCAG GAAGCAGGAAGATCTAGTGTATAACGTGAGGAAGAGGCTGGAGGAAGCGCTCGTGGCAGACATGTTGGCGCACATAGATGAAGCTGCTGTTGATACCAAATCACTGAAGGACGAATCCACCGATGAGGAGATGGAGACTGTATAA
- the mbd3a gene encoding methyl-CpG-binding domain protein 3a isoform X2: MEKKSPTGKKFRSKPQLARYLGNSMDLSSFDFRTGKMLMSKLNKNRQRTRCDHNQSKGKPDLNTSLPVRQTASIFKQPVTKVTNHPSNKVKTDPQKAVEQPRQLFWEKKLSGLDVYDIAEELVKTMDLPKGLQGVGPGYSDKTLLSALASALHTSSNPITGQLSAAVEKNPGVWLNTSQPLCKTFMVTDEDIRKQEDLVYNVRKRLEEALVADMLAHIDEAAVDTKSLKDESTDEEMETV; the protein is encoded by the exons atggagaagaaaag TCCAACGGGAAAGAAGTTTCGGAGTAAGCCGCAGCTGGCCCGTTACCTGGGAAACTCCATGGACCTGAGCTCCTTTGATTTCCGCACGGGGAAAATGCTTATGAGCAAACTAAACAAGAACAGGCAACGGACACGCTGCGATCACAATCAAAGCAAG GGTAAGCCTGATCTGAACACGTCACTACCGGTTCGACAGACAGCGTCCATCTTCAAACAGCCGGTCACCAAGGTTACAAATCACCCCAGCAACAAGGTTAAGACAGACCCTCAAAAAGCTGTTGAGCAGCCCAGACAG CTGTTCTGGGAGAAAAAGCTGAGTGGACTCGATGTGTATGATATAGCAGAGGAACTGGTGAAGACTATGGATCTTCCTAAAGGTTTGCAAG GCGTTGGTCCGGGTTACTCGGATAAGACTCTTTTGTCGGCTCTCGCGAGTGCTCTTCACACCAGCTCAAATCCAATCACAGGCCAGCTGTCTGCAGCGGTGGAGAAGAACCCTGGAGTCTGGCTGAACACATCACAGCCGCTCTGCAAGACCTTCATGGTCACTGATGAAGACATCAG GAAGCAGGAAGATCTAGTGTATAACGTGAGGAAGAGGCTGGAGGAAGCGCTCGTGGCAGACATGTTGGCGCACATAGATGAAGCTGCTGTTGATACCAAATCACTGAAGGACGAATCCACCGATGAGGAGATGGAGACTGTATAA